From Echinicola soli, a single genomic window includes:
- a CDS encoding sigma-70 family RNA polymerase sigma factor, which translates to MSEVQKKKYSDKEKNNIFDKEFMPHIDSMYNFAFRLTFDEDDAKDLVQDTYLKAYRFINSFEQGTNAKAWLFRILKNSFINEYRKKSKQPSKVDYQEVETYYNSDSVDYNITSDLRVDAVKDMLGDEISNALNSLAVDFRTVIILCDLEGFTYEEMAKILDIPIGTVRSRLHRARNLLKEKLHSYAKDMGYDADED; encoded by the coding sequence ATGTCTGAGGTACAAAAGAAAAAATATAGCGACAAAGAGAAGAATAACATCTTCGACAAAGAGTTTATGCCTCACATAGACTCGATGTATAATTTTGCCTTCAGGCTAACATTTGACGAAGATGATGCCAAGGACCTGGTGCAGGATACCTATCTAAAAGCGTACCGTTTTATCAATTCTTTTGAACAAGGGACCAATGCAAAAGCATGGTTGTTCAGGATATTGAAGAACAGTTTTATTAACGAATATAGGAAGAAAAGCAAGCAACCATCCAAGGTTGATTATCAAGAGGTTGAAACTTATTATAACTCAGATAGTGTTGATTACAATATTACCTCTGATCTGAGGGTAGACGCAGTAAAGGATATGCTCGGGGACGAAATTTCCAATGCCCTGAACAGTTTGGCTGTGGACTTCAGAACAGTGATCATATTGTGTGATCTGGAAGGGTTTACCTATGAGGAAATGGCCAAGATTTTGGACATTCCGATAGGTACTGTGAGGTCAAGATTACACCGTGCCCGGAACTTATTGAAGGAGAAATTGCATTCTTATGCAAAGGATATGGGATATGATGCTGATGAAGATTGA
- a CDS encoding ATP-dependent helicase, with protein MDYLEGLNPPQREAVEHAEGPLMIIAGAGSGKTRVLTYRIAYLIKTKNVDPFQILALTFTNKAASEMRHRIERLIGLEARNTWMGTFHSIFAKILRVESEKLGFPSNFTIYDTDDSKSLIKSIVKAKNLDEKVYKPNTVLSRISGAKNRLISWENYINDPYIKADDEAAMKPRMGEIYRAYQKRLFKSSAMDFDDLLFNTNVLFRDHPDVLNKYQQRFRYVLVDEFQDTNLSQYLITKKLAAVHQNICVVGDDAQSIYAFRGADIQNILNFEKDYPDLYVVKLEQNYRSTKNIVEAANSIIEKNKAQLKKNVWTQNDNGDLIELIKSASDNEEGRMVASTIFEEKNNKKLQNSDFAILYRTNSQSRALEEALRKMNISYKIVGGLSFYQRKEIKDLMAYFRYVVNQDDEEAFKRIINYPKRGIGLSSVEKMMVAAYEHDIPLWQVVTNSSSFLAGRAANSVSDFSTMIKSFRMEVERKDAYEAASTIAKQSGLLRELYEDKTIEGLNRYENVQELLNAIKEYVDNPDNEDKNLGAFLQEIALLTDNDRDKDEMDAVTLMTIHSSKGLEFRQVFVVGMEEDLFPSQMMMQSREDLEEERRLFYVASTRAMEKLYFSYAITRYRFGRLLDCEKSRFLDEVDPNCIRVTKRRGQQPIGDHFGQSNGREGKSGFVGLKTPSVRKNTTAKVYTPSPDFKPSNTNNLAAGMKVEHPKFGYGKVLKVEIEGLNKKATIGFDNFGEKTLLLSFAKLRIVE; from the coding sequence ATGGATTATTTAGAAGGTTTAAATCCCCCACAACGAGAAGCCGTAGAACACGCAGAAGGACCACTGATGATCATTGCCGGTGCAGGTTCCGGAAAAACCCGGGTGCTCACTTACCGTATCGCTTATCTGATCAAAACCAAAAACGTAGATCCCTTTCAGATTTTAGCGTTGACCTTTACCAATAAGGCCGCCAGTGAAATGCGTCATCGTATTGAAAGGCTGATCGGATTGGAAGCACGCAACACCTGGATGGGCACTTTTCACTCTATTTTTGCCAAAATCCTCAGAGTGGAATCAGAAAAACTGGGTTTCCCTTCCAACTTCACTATTTATGATACCGATGACAGCAAATCCCTGATCAAGAGCATTGTAAAGGCCAAAAACCTAGACGAAAAAGTATACAAACCGAACACCGTACTTTCGAGAATCTCCGGAGCCAAAAACAGGCTGATCTCATGGGAAAACTACATCAACGATCCCTATATCAAAGCAGACGATGAAGCAGCCATGAAGCCACGTATGGGAGAGATTTACCGGGCTTATCAAAAAAGGCTCTTTAAATCTTCAGCAATGGACTTTGATGACCTATTGTTCAATACCAATGTACTGTTCAGGGATCATCCCGATGTGCTCAACAAGTACCAGCAGCGTTTTCGGTATGTATTGGTGGATGAATTTCAGGACACCAACCTATCCCAATACCTGATTACCAAAAAACTGGCTGCGGTTCATCAAAACATCTGCGTAGTAGGCGATGATGCACAAAGTATCTATGCGTTCCGTGGCGCTGATATCCAGAATATCCTGAATTTCGAAAAAGATTACCCAGACCTCTATGTAGTCAAGCTGGAGCAAAATTACCGCTCTACCAAGAATATTGTGGAAGCGGCCAATTCAATCATTGAGAAAAACAAAGCCCAGCTCAAGAAAAATGTCTGGACCCAAAATGACAACGGAGACCTCATCGAACTGATCAAGTCCGCCTCGGACAATGAAGAGGGCAGAATGGTTGCCTCGACCATTTTTGAAGAAAAAAACAATAAAAAGCTTCAGAATAGCGATTTCGCCATCCTTTATCGTACCAACTCCCAATCCAGGGCACTGGAGGAAGCACTTCGCAAAATGAACATCTCCTATAAGATCGTGGGAGGACTATCCTTTTACCAAAGAAAGGAAATCAAGGACCTCATGGCTTATTTTCGCTATGTGGTCAATCAGGATGATGAAGAAGCCTTCAAGCGCATCATCAATTATCCCAAAAGGGGTATAGGACTGAGCAGTGTAGAAAAGATGATGGTCGCCGCCTATGAGCACGACATCCCACTATGGCAAGTGGTCACCAACTCCAGCAGCTTCCTTGCCGGACGAGCAGCAAACAGCGTATCGGACTTCTCCACCATGATCAAAAGCTTCCGCATGGAAGTAGAGCGAAAGGATGCCTATGAGGCTGCATCCACCATCGCAAAACAATCGGGATTGCTCAGGGAACTGTATGAGGATAAGACGATAGAAGGCCTAAACCGCTATGAAAACGTCCAGGAATTGCTCAATGCCATCAAAGAATACGTGGACAATCCTGATAATGAAGATAAAAACCTAGGTGCTTTTCTTCAGGAAATCGCCCTGCTTACTGATAATGATCGTGACAAGGATGAAATGGATGCAGTCACCCTGATGACCATCCACTCATCCAAAGGTCTTGAATTCCGACAAGTATTCGTAGTGGGAATGGAAGAAGACCTATTCCCCTCCCAGATGATGATGCAAAGCCGTGAGGACCTGGAAGAAGAAAGGCGGCTATTCTATGTGGCTTCTACCAGAGCCATGGAAAAATTATACTTTAGCTACGCCATTACTCGTTATCGTTTTGGCAGGCTTTTGGATTGTGAGAAAAGCAGGTTTCTAGATGAAGTGGATCCCAATTGCATCAGGGTCACCAAGAGGAGAGGACAACAACCCATAGGTGATCATTTTGGCCAAAGCAATGGCCGGGAAGGGAAATCCGGATTTGTGGGACTTAAAACTCCGTCTGTAAGAAAAAACACCACGGCCAAAGTCTATACCCCAAGTCCTGATTTCAAGCCTTCCAACACAAATAATCTGGCAGCAGGCATGAAGGTAGAACATCCAAAATTCGGCTATGGGAAAGTACTAAAAGTAGAAATTGAAGGTTTAAATAAAAAAGCGACGATTGGCTTTGACAATTTTGGAGAAAAGACTTTATTACTTAGCTTTGCTAAGCTTCGGATAGTGGAATGA
- a CDS encoding lysophospholipid acyltransferase family protein, translating into MFAFRIISYLPLWSLYIFSDCFYLIAYYLVGYRKKVVWINLKHAFPEKTDKELKKIMREFYRNLTDSFAETIKLMTMGKAEMEKRFQLENMDLLRDLLKKEQVIVGLTAHFFNWEGHPLAVRALVDERIEIVYQKVSSPFFENLMKTIRNRFGGYLVEKNKFQRHFIKYRHHPRLIGLAADQRPNREDQRYHAKFMHRETGFFEGAEKLAKRFNLTVIFSEVHKLKRGHYKFTYRFVAEPPHDTREHSITDQFIALTEKNIREEPALYLWSHNRWKNS; encoded by the coding sequence ATGTTTGCATTTCGAATAATTTCTTATCTCCCGCTTTGGAGCCTTTATATCTTTTCTGACTGTTTCTATCTGATAGCCTATTACTTGGTGGGATACCGCAAAAAGGTAGTTTGGATCAACTTAAAACATGCCTTTCCGGAAAAAACGGACAAGGAACTAAAAAAAATCATGCGGGAATTTTACCGTAACCTCACTGATTCCTTTGCCGAGACCATCAAACTTATGACTATGGGAAAGGCTGAAATGGAAAAAAGATTCCAGCTCGAAAACATGGACCTCCTCCGCGACCTTCTCAAGAAGGAGCAAGTCATCGTGGGGCTTACGGCTCACTTTTTTAATTGGGAAGGGCACCCCCTGGCAGTTCGCGCACTGGTGGACGAGCGGATCGAAATTGTCTATCAAAAAGTTTCCAGCCCTTTTTTCGAGAACCTCATGAAAACTATCAGAAACAGGTTTGGTGGATACCTGGTAGAAAAGAACAAATTCCAGCGCCACTTTATCAAATACAGGCACCATCCCCGCCTTATCGGCCTAGCCGCAGACCAACGTCCCAACAGGGAAGACCAACGCTACCACGCCAAATTCATGCACCGGGAAACAGGCTTTTTCGAAGGTGCAGAAAAACTCGCCAAGCGGTTTAACCTAACTGTTATCTTTTCCGAAGTCCACAAACTCAAACGTGGCCACTACAAATTCACTTATCGCTTTGTGGCTGAGCCACCCCATGACACCCGTGAACACAGTATCACGGACCAGTTCATCGCATTGACCGAAAAGAATATCCGAGAAGAGCCTGCACTTTACCTGTGGTCACACAACCGCTGGAAAAACAGCTGA
- the murA gene encoding UDP-N-acetylglucosamine 1-carboxyvinyltransferase translates to MSSFRVKGGLKLKGEITPQGAKNEALQILCAVLLTEETVQIHKIPNIRDVNKLIELLADMGVEVSKTGPESYQFNAAKVDLDYLDTDKFLTKASSLRGSVMLLGPLLARFGKGKISKPGGDKIGRRRLDTHFVGFQKLGAKFHYDTKREIYNIDGHNLKGVYMLLDEASVTGTANIVMAAVMAEGKTSIYNAACEPYLQQLCDMLNRMGAKITGVGSNLLHIEGVKKLGGTEHTLLPDMIEIGSFIGLAAMTQSEITIKDAQIPRLGIIPDTFKRMGIKMEFKGDDIYIPAQKHYEIETFIDGSILTVADAIWPGFTPDLLSIVLVTATQAKGTVLVHQKMFESRLFFVDKLIDMGAQIILCDPHRATVIGLDRKYPLKGIRMTSPDIRAGVSLLIAALSAEGQSIIDNVEQIDRGYQYIDQRLNALGADIVRID, encoded by the coding sequence ATGTCCTCATTCAGAGTAAAAGGGGGATTAAAACTCAAAGGCGAAATCACCCCGCAGGGTGCCAAAAACGAGGCACTCCAGATACTTTGCGCCGTGCTTCTTACAGAAGAAACTGTCCAAATCCATAAAATTCCCAACATCCGTGACGTCAATAAACTCATAGAACTATTGGCAGACATGGGGGTGGAAGTTTCCAAAACCGGTCCTGAAAGTTATCAGTTTAATGCCGCCAAGGTAGACCTCGACTATTTGGACACCGACAAATTTCTCACCAAAGCATCCTCCTTGCGTGGCTCTGTAATGCTCTTAGGGCCACTTTTGGCCAGGTTCGGCAAAGGAAAAATCTCCAAACCCGGCGGTGATAAAATTGGCCGTAGAAGGTTGGACACTCACTTTGTAGGCTTCCAAAAGCTGGGCGCCAAATTCCATTACGACACCAAAAGGGAAATATATAATATCGACGGCCATAACCTGAAGGGTGTTTATATGCTTTTGGATGAAGCTTCCGTGACTGGTACAGCCAATATCGTGATGGCAGCAGTGATGGCAGAAGGCAAGACCAGCATCTATAATGCAGCTTGTGAACCTTATTTACAGCAGCTCTGTGATATGCTCAATCGTATGGGTGCAAAAATCACAGGTGTAGGCTCCAATCTGCTCCATATCGAAGGCGTCAAAAAGTTAGGAGGCACAGAACATACGTTGCTTCCAGATATGATTGAAATTGGCTCGTTCATTGGCCTTGCCGCCATGACCCAGTCCGAGATCACCATCAAGGATGCCCAAATCCCTCGTCTTGGAATCATCCCTGACACATTTAAACGAATGGGAATTAAGATGGAATTCAAAGGAGACGACATCTATATCCCAGCGCAAAAGCACTATGAAATAGAAACATTCATCGATGGGTCAATCCTCACTGTAGCTGACGCTATCTGGCCCGGCTTTACGCCTGACCTCTTGAGCATCGTACTGGTTACTGCCACACAGGCAAAAGGCACCGTGCTTGTTCACCAAAAGATGTTTGAAAGCAGGTTATTCTTTGTGGATAAGCTCATTGATATGGGTGCCCAGATCATCCTGTGCGACCCCCATAGGGCCACCGTAATCGGATTGGACCGGAAATACCCGCTAAAAGGCATCAGAATGACGTCCCCAGATATCAGGGCAGGGGTATCACTGCTCATTGCTGCGCTTTCAGCTGAAGGCCAATCCATTATTGATAATGTTGAACAAATCGACAGAGGATACCAATATATTGATCAGCGACTCAATGCTTTGGGAGCAGATATTGTTCGCATAGATTAA
- a CDS encoding anti-sigma factor translates to MEKNVNSSGERKLECGDVSKCFQLLERILDGEDCDSSKEILKDKLSKCQPCFEHYHLEQAIREVLKNKCTKQAVPGELAASIRQKIEEIK, encoded by the coding sequence ATGGAGAAAAATGTAAACTCATCCGGAGAAAGAAAACTTGAGTGTGGTGATGTGAGTAAGTGCTTTCAGCTGCTGGAACGTATTTTGGATGGAGAGGACTGTGATAGTTCCAAGGAAATCCTTAAGGATAAGCTGTCCAAATGCCAACCTTGTTTTGAGCACTACCACCTGGAGCAAGCCATAAGGGAAGTGCTGAAAAACAAATGCACCAAGCAAGCTGTACCTGGCGAATTGGCCGCAAGCATCCGTCAGAAAATAGAAGAAATAAAATAA
- the dnaN gene encoding DNA polymerase III subunit beta, producing the protein MKFIVSSSALLKQLSGINGVVTTNPVVPILENFLFEIKEGKLTITASDLQTSMMTEIDVEAKEDGNIAVPARILMETLKNLPEQPVTFSIDHDTYSVEISSDNGRYKLAGENATDFPKIPSVSNATAVDMSTDVLSSAINNTIFATSNDELRPAMTGVYVNLSNTNTTFVATDGHRLIRYRRVDIAAPEAASIIVPRKALNLLKSTLPSENVPVTVEFNNSNAYFKFGNIQMICRLVDERYPDYENVIPVDNENDMTIDRVEFLSSLRRIAIYANKTTHQVRLKLTGSELQISAEDLDFSNEANERLSCEHDGEDIEIGFNAKFLVEMLNNISSKQVTLKFSAPNRAGLIVPSDKGENEDILMLVMPVMLNNYV; encoded by the coding sequence ATGAAATTTATTGTTTCTTCTTCAGCTCTTTTGAAGCAACTTTCGGGAATCAATGGAGTGGTGACCACCAATCCGGTAGTGCCGATACTTGAGAATTTCCTTTTTGAAATAAAAGAAGGGAAGTTGACCATAACGGCATCCGACCTTCAGACTTCGATGATGACAGAAATTGACGTGGAGGCCAAGGAAGACGGAAATATAGCGGTGCCCGCCAGAATTCTGATGGAGACCCTGAAGAATTTACCTGAGCAGCCGGTGACTTTTAGTATTGACCATGACACCTATAGTGTGGAGATCAGTTCTGACAACGGGCGCTACAAGTTGGCAGGAGAGAATGCTACTGATTTCCCTAAAATCCCTTCTGTGAGCAATGCCACTGCAGTGGACATGTCTACCGATGTGCTGAGCAGCGCGATCAATAACACTATCTTTGCGACAAGCAATGACGAGCTTAGGCCGGCAATGACAGGTGTTTATGTGAATTTGAGCAATACAAATACAACATTTGTAGCGACTGACGGCCACCGATTGATTCGTTATCGAAGAGTGGATATCGCAGCTCCAGAGGCAGCCAGCATTATTGTGCCTAGAAAGGCACTTAACTTGCTGAAGTCTACACTTCCTTCTGAAAATGTACCTGTAACCGTAGAGTTCAATAACTCCAATGCTTATTTCAAATTTGGCAACATCCAGATGATTTGCCGCTTGGTGGATGAGCGATATCCGGATTATGAAAATGTCATTCCGGTGGATAATGAAAACGACATGACCATCGACCGAGTGGAGTTTTTGAGCTCTTTGAGGAGGATCGCCATTTATGCCAATAAGACAACACATCAGGTGAGGTTGAAATTAACAGGAAGTGAACTGCAAATTTCAGCTGAGGACCTTGATTTCTCTAATGAGGCAAATGAAAGACTGTCCTGTGAGCATGATGGCGAGGATATCGAAATCGGCTTCAATGCAAAATTTTTGGTAGAGATGCTGAATAATATCAGCTCCAAGCAAGTGACGCTGAAATTTAGCGCGCCAAACCGTGCCGGTCTTATTGTGCCAAGCGATAAAGGCGAAAATGAAGATATCCTGATGCTAGTAATGCCGGTAATGCTGAACAATTACGTATAA
- a CDS encoding vanadium-dependent haloperoxidase: MLIQFIMNRLPNLLRSTLLLPILLLSFCKPEADYQHLLTDSSALSTANRHLTEVMVHDIFSPPVSSRIYAYASLAAYEVTALSDSSYHSMTGKLNGFKADNFQVSLPCSYPLAALVAHYKVGQTLVFSEDKINQKRETLYQKLKDNGMPDDIFENSVKLGNAVAAHVLDYASGDNYHESRSYEKYTVTSKPGTWTPTPPAYMEGIEPHWNKIRPMTMDSAAQFVPAKPYPFDTDPESKFYKEAKAVMDIGNQLNDNQSDIAFFWDCNPYKMNIKGHVMFAEKKITPGGHWMGIASIAATGQNQDWKATSQTLAYTSIALFDAFISCWDEKYRSVLIRPETYINQYMDENWLPILQTPPFPEYTSGHSVASKAAAVALTHLIGDQFHLVDSTEVPYGLPIREFNSFKEASEEAAISRFYGGIHYMQAIDEGVEQGRMVGNHVLSKISENNKETLSSK; the protein is encoded by the coding sequence ATGCTTATCCAATTTATTATGAACCGGTTGCCCAACCTATTAAGATCTACGCTCCTATTACCCATCCTCCTATTGAGCTTCTGTAAACCAGAAGCCGATTATCAGCATCTGCTCACCGATAGTTCGGCGCTTTCTACAGCCAACAGGCATTTGACAGAAGTAATGGTGCACGATATTTTTTCCCCACCGGTATCCAGTAGAATTTATGCCTACGCCTCCCTGGCAGCCTATGAAGTCACTGCGCTTTCGGATTCATCATATCACTCCATGACGGGTAAGTTGAACGGTTTCAAAGCGGACAACTTCCAGGTAAGTCTTCCGTGCAGCTATCCCCTGGCAGCGCTGGTGGCCCACTATAAAGTAGGCCAGACACTGGTGTTCTCCGAAGATAAAATCAACCAAAAAAGGGAGACCTTATATCAAAAATTAAAAGATAACGGAATGCCCGACGATATTTTCGAAAATTCAGTTAAGCTGGGAAATGCCGTCGCGGCCCATGTCCTTGATTATGCCTCGGGAGACAATTACCATGAAAGCCGATCCTACGAAAAATACACAGTTACCTCAAAACCCGGCACCTGGACCCCTACTCCTCCTGCATACATGGAGGGCATTGAGCCCCACTGGAATAAAATTCGTCCCATGACCATGGATTCCGCGGCGCAATTTGTTCCTGCCAAGCCATATCCCTTTGATACCGATCCTGAAAGCAAATTCTATAAAGAGGCAAAAGCGGTAATGGATATAGGAAACCAGCTCAATGACAATCAGAGTGATATTGCCTTCTTCTGGGACTGCAATCCTTATAAAATGAACATCAAGGGACATGTCATGTTTGCCGAAAAGAAAATCACCCCGGGAGGACACTGGATGGGCATAGCATCCATCGCTGCCACAGGCCAAAACCAGGACTGGAAAGCAACCAGTCAGACCCTCGCCTACACCTCTATTGCCCTATTTGATGCCTTTATATCCTGCTGGGATGAGAAATACAGAAGTGTTCTCATCCGGCCGGAAACGTATATCAACCAATATATGGATGAAAACTGGCTTCCTATCTTACAGACTCCCCCTTTCCCGGAATACACCAGCGGCCATAGTGTAGCATCTAAAGCAGCGGCCGTCGCACTTACCCATCTGATCGGCGATCAGTTTCATTTAGTGGACAGTACCGAAGTACCCTATGGGCTGCCCATAAGAGAATTCAACTCCTTCAAGGAAGCCTCCGAAGAGGCGGCGATAAGTAGGTTTTATGGAGGTATTCATTATATGCAGGCCATCGACGAAGGGGTAGAGCAAGGCCGGATGGTAGGCAATCACGTGCTTTCAAAAATCTCCGAAAACAATAAAGAAACGCTCTCATCCAAATGA
- the gmk gene encoding guanylate kinase has translation MSSGKAFIFSAPSGSGKTTIVKHLLSSRNDLGFSISACTRDKRGRHEEHGKDYYFLTPQEFKEKIDQDEFIEWEEVYEGNFYGTLKSEIQRIWDSGKHVIFDVDVKGGLHLKEYFGDKALAVFVKVPSLDTLEERLKDRGTESEESLSRRIYKAKFEMTFEGQFDVTIVNDHMEKSFDEAEKLINAFIDK, from the coding sequence ATGTCTTCAGGAAAAGCTTTCATTTTTTCGGCCCCGTCGGGTTCCGGAAAGACGACTATTGTCAAACACCTCCTTTCCTCCCGAAATGATTTGGGGTTTTCGATATCTGCCTGCACCAGGGATAAGCGAGGACGCCATGAGGAGCACGGTAAGGATTATTACTTCTTGACTCCCCAGGAATTTAAAGAGAAAATTGACCAGGATGAATTTATCGAATGGGAAGAAGTTTACGAGGGGAATTTTTATGGTACATTGAAATCCGAGATCCAGCGGATTTGGGACAGTGGCAAGCACGTTATATTCGATGTAGATGTCAAGGGTGGTCTCCATCTGAAAGAATATTTTGGGGATAAGGCATTGGCGGTTTTTGTGAAGGTGCCTTCTTTGGATACCTTGGAAGAACGGCTGAAGGATCGAGGTACTGAGTCTGAAGAAAGCCTTTCGCGGAGGATCTACAAAGCAAAATTCGAGATGACTTTTGAAGGTCAATTTGACGTGACAATTGTCAACGACCATATGGAGAAGTCTTTCGATGAGGCAGAAAAGTTAATCAATGCATTCATTGATAAATAG
- the nadD gene encoding nicotinate (nicotinamide) nucleotide adenylyltransferase produces MKVGLFFGSFNPIHIGHLIIANVMQDSTDLDEVWFVVSPQNPFKKRKALLHEFDRLRMVELAIEGNYRFKAIDVEFHMPKPSYTVDTLAYLSDKFPQHDFKLIIGGDNLTHFHKWKNSDQILGQYGLYVYPRPGESVNYDHPNVRHVEAPLIDISATFIRKSVEEGKSVTYLLPPLVEDYIKGKKFFV; encoded by the coding sequence TTGAAGGTAGGTTTATTTTTCGGTTCATTTAACCCCATCCACATTGGACATTTGATCATTGCCAATGTCATGCAGGACAGTACTGACTTGGACGAGGTATGGTTTGTGGTATCTCCCCAAAATCCCTTCAAAAAAAGAAAGGCCCTACTGCACGAATTTGATAGGCTTAGGATGGTGGAACTGGCCATTGAAGGGAATTATCGGTTTAAGGCCATTGATGTGGAATTTCATATGCCCAAGCCAAGCTATACCGTGGATACCTTGGCCTATCTTTCCGATAAATTTCCACAGCATGATTTTAAACTGATCATAGGTGGAGATAACCTGACGCATTTCCACAAGTGGAAGAACAGCGATCAGATTTTGGGACAATACGGACTGTATGTTTATCCCCGGCCTGGTGAGTCGGTAAACTATGACCATCCAAATGTCCGTCACGTGGAAGCCCCGTTGATCGATATTTCAGCTACTTTTATCAGAAAGTCCGTAGAGGAAGGCAAGTCCGTAACCTATCTTTTGCCACCCCTTGTAGAGGATTATATCAAAGGCAAGAAATTTTTTGTGTAA
- a CDS encoding DUF4290 domain-containing protein: MEEKEKHKHSVILKEYGKNIQKLVDYISTVPDKAKRTEQAYTLVELMKQLNPQLKIENDQKLWDDLFIMSGFELDVDSPFPMPEKELLGKKPQVVGYPEGEVKFKHYGRNIEKLIEKAIEIENDEEQEAAIVYIGQLMRSFHSTWNRENFDDGIIIDDIKTLSKGKLHIDLEKVKENALFESSTRRDFKTNTQEASSTSNNSGGRRAGKRRNNGGNYKKRRN, from the coding sequence ATGGAAGAAAAAGAAAAGCATAAACACTCAGTTATTTTGAAAGAATACGGAAAAAATATCCAGAAACTGGTGGACTATATATCCACAGTCCCTGACAAGGCCAAGCGTACAGAGCAAGCCTACACGCTTGTAGAGCTCATGAAACAGCTAAATCCACAGCTGAAAATCGAAAATGACCAAAAACTTTGGGATGATTTGTTCATCATGTCCGGCTTTGAACTGGACGTGGACAGTCCATTCCCAATGCCTGAAAAAGAACTGCTTGGCAAAAAACCCCAGGTAGTAGGCTATCCTGAAGGAGAAGTGAAATTCAAGCATTACGGCCGAAACATCGAGAAGCTGATCGAAAAAGCCATCGAAATCGAAAATGATGAGGAGCAGGAAGCTGCGATCGTATATATTGGCCAATTGATGAGAAGTTTTCATTCTACCTGGAATCGCGAAAACTTCGATGATGGTATCATCATCGACGATATCAAAACCCTATCCAAAGGAAAACTGCACATCGACCTGGAAAAGGTAAAAGAGAATGCACTTTTTGAAAGCAGCACGAGAAGGGACTTCAAAACCAACACCCAAGAAGCCTCATCCACCAGCAACAATAGCGGCGGAAGAAGAGCTGGCAAAAGAAGAAACAACGGAGGTAATTACAAAAAACGCAGAAATTAA